A region of Micromonospora sp. WMMD882 DNA encodes the following proteins:
- a CDS encoding sugar ABC transporter ATP-binding protein, whose translation MDSQPLVGASADTVVGDVVLRLTDVVKTFPGVRALDGVQLEVRAGEVHCLLGQNGAGKSTLIKVLAGVHRPDSGLVEWRGGPTVFANPQAAMRAGIATIYQELDLVEDLSVAENAFLGHEPRRLGFVRRGHMARRTREILGRLGHPEIPPGRMVRALPAAGKQIVSMARALSHEARLIIMDEPSAVLAHDEVGNLFRIIRELTAQGIAVIYISHRMEEIREIGDRVTVLKDGRTTAANLPARTTPTNDLVSRMTGRSIEYVFPERPADDGVGDELLRVDGLSRAGEFSDVSLRVRAGEIVGIAGLVGSGRSEVLETIFGARRPDAGTVAVAGRALRPGSVGAAVRAGLGMAPEERKSQALLLGEPIYRNVTLATFARFARLGFTNAGRERAEANRIADLLELRPRDVLRPVRTLSGGNQQKVVVGRWLLGDTRLLLLDEPTRGVDVGARAELYQVIRGLAARGVGVLLVSSEVPEVLGLADRVLVMREGRVVREAPAGELDEDTVLDLVMAGSLMEGAPA comes from the coding sequence GGTGCTGCGACTGACCGACGTGGTCAAGACATTCCCCGGCGTCCGGGCCCTGGACGGCGTGCAGTTGGAGGTGCGGGCGGGCGAGGTGCACTGCCTGCTCGGTCAGAACGGCGCCGGCAAGTCCACCCTGATCAAGGTCCTCGCGGGCGTGCACCGGCCGGACTCCGGGCTGGTCGAGTGGCGGGGCGGGCCGACCGTCTTCGCCAACCCGCAGGCCGCGATGCGCGCCGGCATCGCCACCATCTACCAGGAGCTGGACCTCGTCGAGGATCTCTCGGTCGCGGAGAACGCGTTCCTGGGTCACGAGCCGCGTCGGCTCGGGTTCGTGCGCCGTGGTCACATGGCCCGCCGTACCCGGGAGATCCTGGGTCGGCTCGGCCACCCGGAGATCCCGCCGGGCCGGATGGTCCGGGCGTTGCCGGCAGCCGGCAAGCAGATCGTCAGCATGGCCCGGGCGCTCTCCCACGAGGCCCGGCTGATCATCATGGACGAGCCGAGCGCGGTGCTCGCCCACGACGAGGTGGGCAACCTCTTCCGCATCATCCGGGAGCTGACCGCGCAGGGCATCGCCGTCATCTACATCTCGCACCGGATGGAGGAGATCCGCGAGATCGGCGACCGGGTCACCGTGCTCAAGGACGGCCGCACCACCGCCGCCAACCTGCCCGCCCGGACCACCCCCACCAACGACCTGGTGAGCCGGATGACCGGGCGCAGCATCGAGTACGTCTTCCCGGAGCGCCCGGCCGACGACGGCGTGGGCGACGAGCTGCTCCGGGTCGACGGGCTGAGCCGGGCCGGCGAGTTCAGCGACGTGTCGCTGCGGGTGCGGGCGGGGGAGATCGTGGGCATCGCCGGGCTGGTCGGCTCCGGCCGGTCCGAGGTGCTGGAGACGATCTTCGGCGCCCGCCGGCCGGACGCGGGCACGGTCGCCGTGGCCGGTCGCGCCCTGCGGCCGGGCAGCGTCGGCGCGGCGGTCCGCGCCGGGCTCGGCATGGCCCCGGAGGAGCGCAAGAGCCAGGCGCTGCTGCTCGGTGAGCCGATCTACCGCAACGTCACCCTGGCCACCTTCGCCCGGTTCGCCCGGCTGGGCTTCACCAACGCCGGGCGGGAGCGCGCCGAGGCGAACCGGATCGCCGACCTGCTCGAACTGCGCCCCCGCGACGTGCTGCGCCCGGTGCGGACGCTCTCCGGCGGCAACCAGCAGAAGGTGGTGGTGGGGCGCTGGCTGCTCGGCGACACCCGGCTGCTGCTGCTGGACGAGCCGACCCGGGGCGTGGACGTGGGCGCGCGGGCCGAGCTGTACCAGGTGATCCGGGGGCTGGCCGCCCGGGGCGTCGGGGTGCTGCTGGTCTCCAGCGAGGTGCCCGAGGTGCTCGGTCTGGCCGACCGGGTGCTGGTGATGCGCGAGGGCCGGGTCGTGCGCGAGGCGCCGGCCGGCGAACTTGACGAAGACACCGTGCTCGACCTCGTCATGGCGGGGTCCCTCATGGAAGGCGCGCCGGCATGA
- a CDS encoding ABC transporter permease, whose translation MSDATGTTTPERPADLPAQSPPVSKEGTEAATHREPATGRLSFWKGDSGEGARRNLGLIAVLVILVIIGIATRPDLYSNPDWVWDNTLTILKLASVVGVVTVGMTFVIIGGGIDLSVGAIVALAGVWCTTVATQSFGAGGMIFTAVVVGLCVGLVNGVLISYGRLVPFIATLAMLVAARGLAAEISDKQTQVSDNGAINGIASTNVLGIPLLVYILAAVVIAGWVLLNRTTFGRRTVAVGGNPEAARLAGINVKRHTVLLYALSGVCCGIAAIMLTAQANSAQAAMANLYELDAIAAAIIGGTLLSGGRGTVVGSLLGVIIFSTITNLFAINGLSTEAQNMVKGGIIVAAVLVQQVQYRSVTGFFNRNKPTAA comes from the coding sequence ATGAGCGACGCGACAGGCACCACGACACCGGAACGGCCCGCCGACCTGCCGGCCCAGTCCCCGCCGGTCAGCAAGGAGGGCACCGAGGCGGCGACCCACCGGGAGCCGGCAACGGGCCGGCTCTCCTTCTGGAAGGGCGACAGCGGTGAGGGCGCCCGACGCAACCTCGGTCTGATCGCCGTCCTGGTCATCCTCGTGATCATCGGGATCGCCACCCGGCCGGACCTCTACTCCAACCCGGACTGGGTGTGGGACAACACCCTCACCATCCTCAAGCTGGCGTCGGTGGTCGGCGTGGTCACGGTCGGCATGACCTTCGTGATCATCGGCGGTGGCATCGACCTCTCGGTCGGGGCGATCGTCGCGCTGGCCGGCGTCTGGTGCACCACCGTCGCCACCCAGAGCTTCGGCGCGGGCGGCATGATCTTCACCGCGGTCGTCGTCGGGTTGTGCGTCGGCCTGGTCAACGGGGTGCTCATCTCGTACGGCAGGCTGGTGCCGTTCATCGCGACGCTGGCGATGCTGGTGGCCGCCCGGGGCCTGGCGGCGGAGATCTCCGACAAGCAGACGCAGGTCTCGGACAACGGCGCCATCAACGGCATCGCCAGCACCAACGTGCTCGGCATCCCGCTGCTGGTCTACATCCTGGCCGCGGTCGTGATCGCCGGTTGGGTGCTGCTCAACCGCACCACCTTCGGCCGGCGTACGGTCGCCGTGGGCGGCAACCCGGAGGCGGCCCGACTGGCCGGCATCAACGTCAAGCGGCACACCGTGCTGCTCTACGCGCTCTCCGGCGTCTGCTGCGGCATCGCCGCCATCATGCTCACCGCCCAGGCCAACTCGGCCCAGGCGGCCATGGCCAACCTGTACGAGCTCGACGCGATCGCCGCCGCGATCATCGGCGGGACGCTGCTCAGCGGCGGCCGGGGCACCGTCGTCGGCTCCCTGCTCGGCGTGATCATCTTCTCCACCATCACCAACCTGTTCGCCATCAACGGGCTCTCCACCGAGGCCCAGAACATGGTCAAGGGCGGCATCATCGTCGCCGCGGTCCTGGTCCAGCAGGTCCAGTACCGCAGCGTCACCGGGTTCTTCAACCGCAACAAGCCCACCGCCGCCTGA
- a CDS encoding substrate-binding domain-containing protein, translating into MTTQSRDLSRRRMLFGTAALGAGALLAGCTSNETEPTAAQTKAAETGGNAEPGKRVTIGFSAPAADHGWIAAITNNAKAQAGAYSDVEFKTVEAGADAAAQRAALSTLLSQKPDVIVLLPHDGKELNAFGLEAMQAGIPVVNLDRAFPDAKAYRTQIKGDNYGMGVAAANFMIEQFKAKGVSAPIIGEIAGIDSLELTQERSKGFADTLAQAGFKVANRRAAEFTADSGQQAATGLLQALPKIDAIWNHDDDQGIGVLAAVNQASRSEFFMIGGAGSKKAMEDIQADNTVLKATVTYSPSMASSAISLARLIGQGKGMSDLVELQVPKEIVLASETITKENAGDYLKLGF; encoded by the coding sequence ATGACCACGCAGAGCCGCGACCTGTCGCGTCGCCGGATGCTGTTCGGCACGGCCGCGCTCGGCGCCGGCGCGCTGCTCGCCGGTTGCACCAGCAACGAGACCGAGCCGACCGCCGCGCAGACCAAGGCCGCCGAGACCGGCGGCAACGCCGAGCCCGGCAAGCGCGTCACCATCGGCTTCTCCGCGCCGGCCGCCGACCACGGTTGGATCGCCGCCATCACCAACAACGCCAAGGCCCAGGCGGGGGCGTACTCCGACGTGGAGTTCAAGACCGTCGAGGCCGGCGCGGACGCGGCGGCCCAGCGGGCGGCGCTGTCCACCCTGCTCTCCCAGAAGCCGGACGTGATCGTGCTGCTGCCGCACGACGGCAAGGAGCTCAACGCGTTCGGTCTGGAGGCGATGCAGGCCGGCATCCCGGTGGTCAACCTGGACCGGGCCTTCCCGGACGCCAAGGCGTACCGGACCCAGATCAAGGGCGACAACTACGGCATGGGCGTGGCCGCCGCCAACTTCATGATCGAGCAGTTCAAGGCGAAGGGCGTCAGCGCCCCGATCATCGGCGAGATCGCCGGCATCGACTCGCTGGAGCTGACCCAGGAGCGCTCCAAGGGCTTCGCCGACACCCTGGCCCAGGCCGGGTTCAAGGTGGCCAACCGGCGGGCGGCCGAGTTCACCGCGGACTCCGGCCAGCAGGCCGCCACCGGGCTGCTCCAGGCCCTGCCGAAGATCGACGCCATCTGGAACCACGACGACGACCAGGGCATCGGCGTCCTCGCCGCGGTCAACCAGGCCAGCCGCAGCGAGTTCTTCATGATCGGCGGCGCGGGCTCGAAGAAGGCCATGGAGGACATCCAGGCGGACAACACCGTGCTGAAGGCGACGGTCACCTACAGCCCCTCGATGGCCTCCTCGGCCATCTCCCTGGCGCGGCTGATCGGCCAGGGCAAGGGCATGTCCGACCTGGTGGAACTCCAGGTACCGAAGGAGATCGTGCTCGCCTCGGAGACGATCACCAAGGAGAACGCGGGCGACTACCTGAAGCTCGGGTTCTGA
- a CDS encoding Gfo/Idh/MocA family oxidoreductase, which yields MSTVSRELRIGLVGYAFMGAAHSQAWRTVNRVYDLPARARMALICGRDTGKVADAADRLGWDAYTTDWRDLVTRDDIDVVDVCTPGDSHAEITLAALAAGKHVLCEKPLANTVEEARAMVAAATKAQAAGVRSMCGFNYRRVPAVTMMRDLVASGRLGVIRHVRAVYLQDWIVDPQFPLVWRLQKDRAGSGALGDIGAHIIDLTQFVTGQRITGVSAVTETFVKERPLPAESSGLAASANGADGAEPATGPVTVDDAAVFVARLDGGALATYEASRFATGRKNALRVEINGSLGTVVFDLERLNELEFYDATRPAAEQGFSRILVTEADHPYMSAWWPPGHIIGYEHSFTHQMRDLVEAIATGVDPTPSFVDALQVQLVLDAVTRSAEAGSSWTGVEPALAPVNA from the coding sequence TTGTCCACTGTAAGCAGAGAACTGCGGATCGGCCTGGTCGGCTACGCGTTCATGGGCGCCGCGCACTCGCAGGCGTGGCGCACCGTGAACCGGGTGTACGACCTGCCGGCACGGGCCCGGATGGCGCTGATCTGCGGCCGGGACACCGGGAAGGTGGCCGACGCCGCCGACCGGCTCGGCTGGGACGCGTACACCACCGACTGGCGTGACCTGGTCACCCGGGACGACATCGACGTGGTCGACGTCTGCACGCCCGGCGACAGCCACGCCGAGATCACCCTGGCCGCGTTGGCCGCCGGCAAGCACGTGCTGTGCGAGAAGCCGCTGGCCAACACGGTCGAGGAGGCCCGGGCGATGGTCGCCGCGGCGACGAAGGCCCAGGCCGCCGGGGTCCGGTCGATGTGCGGTTTCAACTACCGTCGGGTGCCCGCCGTCACCATGATGCGGGACCTGGTGGCCAGCGGCCGGCTGGGCGTCATCCGGCACGTCCGCGCGGTCTACCTCCAGGACTGGATCGTCGATCCGCAGTTCCCGCTGGTCTGGCGGTTGCAGAAGGACAGGGCGGGCTCCGGCGCGCTCGGCGACATCGGCGCGCACATCATCGACCTCACCCAGTTCGTGACCGGGCAGCGGATCACCGGGGTCAGCGCGGTGACCGAGACGTTCGTCAAGGAGCGACCGCTGCCGGCGGAGTCCAGCGGGCTGGCCGCCTCCGCGAACGGCGCGGACGGGGCGGAGCCGGCCACCGGGCCGGTCACCGTCGACGACGCGGCGGTCTTCGTCGCCCGGCTCGACGGCGGGGCGCTGGCCACGTACGAGGCGAGCCGGTTCGCCACCGGCCGGAAGAACGCCCTGCGGGTCGAGATCAACGGCTCGCTCGGCACCGTCGTGTTCGACCTGGAACGCCTCAACGAGCTGGAGTTCTACGACGCCACGCGGCCCGCCGCCGAGCAGGGCTTCAGCCGGATCCTGGTCACCGAGGCCGACCACCCGTACATGTCGGCCTGGTGGCCGCCGGGGCACATCATCGGCTACGAGCACTCCTTCACCCACCAGATGCGTGACCTGGTCGAGGCGATCGCCACCGGCGTCGACCCGACCCCCTCCTTCGTCGACGCGTTGCAGGTCCAGCTCGTGCTGGACGCGGTGACGCGGTCGGCGGAGGCGGGCTCGTCCTGGACCGGGGTGGAACCGGCGCTGGCGCCGGTGAACGCCTGA
- a CDS encoding inositol-3-phosphate synthase, giving the protein MRTGVWLVGARGSVATTSIVGALALRAGLTGPTGCVTELPGVRGPALPTFADLVFGGHDVAATPLVKKAESLAAAGVLPGRLVDALPDELAAVEAEIRPAPTGDTQADQIAATVRDLASFRDRHGLARVVVVNVSATEPVATPHPAHADPAALRTALAGPDDVLPASSRYAYAAFTAGCPYVDFTPSTGARLPALTALAAERGLPYAGHDGKTGETLVKSVLAPMFAMRHLAVRSWSGANLLGGGDGATLADPAANAAKAASKQRVLAETLGYQPQGTTRIEYVEDLGDFKTAWDLVTFSGFLGTGMRMEFTWHGCDSALAAPLVLDLARLTAAAHAAGHTGPLADLAFFFKDPLDAATHSLAEQWQRLTAYAARLHAGGSRADAG; this is encoded by the coding sequence ATGCGTACGGGGGTCTGGCTGGTAGGAGCACGCGGCTCCGTCGCGACCACCAGCATCGTCGGGGCGCTCGCCCTGCGCGCCGGCCTGACCGGGCCGACCGGCTGCGTCACCGAACTCCCCGGAGTCCGGGGCCCCGCCCTGCCCACCTTCGCCGACCTGGTCTTCGGCGGGCACGACGTCGCCGCCACCCCGCTGGTCAAGAAGGCCGAGTCGCTGGCGGCGGCCGGCGTGCTGCCCGGCCGGCTGGTCGACGCCCTCCCCGACGAGCTGGCCGCCGTCGAGGCGGAGATCCGCCCGGCCCCCACCGGGGACACGCAGGCCGACCAGATCGCCGCGACCGTCCGCGACCTGGCGTCGTTCCGCGACCGGCACGGGCTGGCCCGGGTCGTGGTGGTCAACGTCTCCGCCACCGAGCCGGTCGCCACGCCGCACCCGGCGCACGCCGACCCGGCCGCCCTGCGGACCGCGCTCGCCGGCCCCGACGACGTGCTGCCGGCCAGCTCCCGGTACGCGTACGCGGCGTTCACCGCCGGCTGCCCGTACGTCGACTTCACCCCGTCGACCGGGGCCCGGCTGCCGGCCCTGACGGCGCTGGCCGCCGAGCGCGGCCTGCCGTACGCCGGGCACGACGGCAAGACCGGGGAGACCCTGGTCAAGTCGGTGCTCGCGCCGATGTTCGCGATGCGGCACCTGGCCGTGCGTTCCTGGTCGGGCGCGAACCTGCTCGGCGGCGGCGACGGGGCCACCCTCGCCGACCCGGCCGCCAACGCCGCGAAGGCCGCCAGCAAGCAGCGCGTGCTCGCCGAGACGCTCGGCTACCAGCCGCAGGGCACCACCCGGATCGAGTACGTCGAGGACCTGGGCGACTTCAAGACCGCCTGGGACCTGGTCACCTTCAGCGGCTTCCTCGGCACCGGCATGCGGATGGAGTTCACCTGGCACGGCTGCGACTCCGCGCTGGCTGCCCCGCTGGTGCTCGACCTGGCCCGGCTCACCGCCGCCGCGCACGCCGCCGGCCACACCGGCCCCCTGGCCGACCTGGCGTTCTTCTTCAAGGACCCGCTGGACGCCGCCACCCACTCGCTCGCCGAGCAGTGGCAGCGTCTGACCGCGTACGCGGCCCGACTGCACGCCGGAGGCTCCCGTGCCGACGCTGGCTGA
- a CDS encoding SCO3242 family prenyltransferase codes for MPTLADLAELVRAPAALSVPGDVLAGAAAAGTLGPRTPALAGASVLLYWAGMAANDWADRGLDAVERPERPIPGGRIAPATAFGVAAGLTAAGVALAAAAGGRRAAAVAVPLAASVWGYDLAAKNTAAGPAVMAACRGLDVLLGASGGRLVRAVPAAVTVAAHTWTVTALSRREVTGADQLLPARTLAGTAVVAASAVATRRPTRADVLPAALTAWYAARYGGAQARVYADPSAGRVRAAVGAGITGLPALQGALTARAGAGWLGIAVAAAAPLARRLARKVSPT; via the coding sequence GTGCCGACGCTGGCTGACCTCGCCGAGCTGGTCCGGGCGCCGGCCGCCCTGTCGGTGCCCGGCGACGTGCTGGCCGGCGCGGCGGCGGCCGGGACGCTCGGGCCGCGCACGCCCGCGCTGGCCGGCGCGTCGGTGCTGCTCTACTGGGCCGGCATGGCCGCCAACGACTGGGCCGACCGGGGCCTGGACGCGGTCGAACGCCCGGAACGGCCGATCCCCGGCGGCCGGATCGCCCCGGCCACCGCGTTCGGGGTCGCCGCCGGGCTGACCGCCGCCGGGGTGGCGCTCGCCGCCGCCGCCGGGGGCCGCCGGGCCGCCGCCGTCGCGGTGCCGCTGGCCGCCAGCGTCTGGGGTTACGACCTGGCCGCCAAGAACACCGCCGCCGGCCCGGCCGTGATGGCCGCCTGCCGGGGGCTGGACGTGCTGCTCGGCGCGTCGGGCGGCCGGCTCGTGCGGGCCGTGCCGGCGGCGGTCACCGTCGCCGCGCACACCTGGACGGTCACCGCGCTGTCCCGCCGCGAGGTCACCGGCGCCGACCAGCTCCTGCCGGCGCGTACCCTGGCCGGCACCGCGGTGGTCGCGGCCAGCGCGGTGGCCACCCGCCGGCCGACCCGCGCGGACGTCCTGCCGGCCGCGCTGACCGCCTGGTACGCGGCCCGCTACGGCGGCGCCCAGGCCCGGGTGTACGCCGACCCGTCCGCCGGTCGGGTCCGCGCGGCCGTCGGCGCCGGCATCACCGGGCTGCCCGCCCTCCAGGGGGCGCTGACCGCCCGGGCCGGCGCGGGCTGGCTGGGGATCGCCGTGGCCGCCGCCGCGCCGCTGGCCCGCCGGCTCGCCCGGAAGGTCTCGCCGACATGA
- a CDS encoding sugar phosphate isomerase/epimerase family protein: MTGRLRFGYGTNGFANHRLDDALALLADLGYQGVALTLDHAHLDPFAAGLAARTAAVRRRLESLGLTVVVETGARYLLDPWEKHAPTLLHDDPARRIEFLRRAVRVGADLGAEAVSFWAGVRPGPVAPEVAWDRLFAGCAEIVAVADAAGVPLGFEPEPGMLVESIADWRRLRDALGAPPGFGITLDIGHCRCLEPQPVPDCVTDVAGHLVNVQIDDMVRGVHEHLEFGAGEIDFPPVLRALADAGYRGLVGVELPRHSHAAPTVAARSIEFLRAAARAG, encoded by the coding sequence ATGACCGGCCGGCTCCGGTTCGGGTACGGCACCAACGGCTTCGCCAACCACCGCCTCGACGACGCGCTGGCCCTGCTGGCCGACCTCGGCTACCAGGGGGTCGCGTTGACCCTGGACCACGCCCACCTCGACCCGTTCGCGGCCGGGCTGGCCGCCCGCACCGCCGCCGTACGCCGTCGGCTGGAGAGCCTCGGCCTGACCGTGGTCGTCGAGACCGGCGCGCGTTACCTGCTCGACCCGTGGGAGAAGCACGCGCCGACGCTGCTGCACGACGACCCGGCCCGGCGGATCGAGTTCCTGCGCCGGGCCGTCCGGGTCGGCGCGGACCTGGGCGCGGAGGCGGTGTCGTTCTGGGCCGGCGTCCGACCCGGCCCGGTCGCCCCCGAGGTGGCCTGGGACCGGCTGTTCGCCGGCTGCGCCGAGATCGTCGCCGTCGCCGACGCGGCCGGGGTGCCGCTGGGCTTCGAGCCGGAGCCGGGCATGCTCGTCGAGTCGATCGCCGACTGGCGGCGGCTGCGCGACGCGCTCGGCGCGCCGCCCGGCTTCGGCATCACCCTCGACATCGGACACTGCCGCTGCCTGGAGCCGCAGCCGGTGCCGGACTGCGTCACCGACGTCGCCGGGCACCTGGTCAACGTGCAGATCGACGACATGGTCCGGGGAGTGCACGAGCACCTGGAGTTCGGCGCCGGGGAGATCGACTTCCCGCCGGTGCTGCGGGCGCTGGCCGACGCCGGCTACCGGGGCCTGGTCGGGGTGGAGCTGCCCCGGCACTCGCACGCCGCCCCGACGGTGGCCGCCCGGTCGATCGAGTTCCTCCGCGCCGCCGCCCGCGCCGGCTGA
- a CDS encoding EboA domain-containing protein — protein sequence MTPDELRAALRDVPDPGWLAAAERDVATDPTTLGRHVAAAGRRCGRGPLPGRPDWTVDDAARALLLTALPADHATWATTVYRQGDAAEKRAVLRALPMLPVGDAGVPLLHDAIRTNDTRLVAAALGPYARRLDPPAWRQAVLKCVFMDVPLDVVADLDERADAELAVMLGGLADERRDAGRSMPADATELLHRLRARQA from the coding sequence ATGACACCGGACGAGCTTCGGGCGGCGCTGCGGGACGTACCCGATCCGGGGTGGCTGGCCGCGGCGGAACGGGACGTGGCCACCGACCCGACCACCCTCGGTCGGCACGTGGCCGCCGCCGGGCGGCGCTGCGGCCGGGGCCCGCTGCCCGGCCGGCCCGACTGGACCGTCGACGACGCGGCCCGGGCGCTGCTGCTGACCGCGTTGCCCGCCGACCACGCCACCTGGGCCACCACCGTCTACCGGCAGGGCGACGCGGCGGAGAAGCGGGCCGTGCTGCGCGCCCTGCCGATGCTGCCGGTCGGTGACGCGGGCGTGCCGCTGCTGCACGACGCGATCCGCACCAACGACACCCGGCTGGTCGCCGCCGCGCTCGGCCCGTACGCCCGACGTCTGGACCCGCCGGCCTGGCGGCAGGCCGTCCTCAAGTGCGTCTTCATGGATGTCCCGCTCGACGTCGTCGCCGACCTCGACGAACGGGCCGACGCCGAGCTGGCGGTCATGCTCGGCGGACTGGCCGACGAACGCCGGGACGCCGGCCGGTCGATGCCCGCCGACGCCACCGAACTGCTCCACCGGCTCCGCGCCAGGCAGGCGTGA
- a CDS encoding TatD family hydrolase: MRIFDPHIHMTSRTTDDYERMAAAGVRAVVEPAFWLGQPRTNPGSFTDYFDSLVGWEPFRAGQFGVRHHATVALNPKEANDPRCRPVLDLLPRYLEKDGVVAVGEIGYDSMTPEEDEVFAAQLALAVAHDLPALVHTPHRDKARGTERSLAVVAESGIDPGRVVIDHLNEVTVQVVRESGCWAGFSIYPDTKMSPPRMVELLRHYGPERMLVNSAADWGRSDPLLTRVTGEAMLAAGFSDDDVDWVLWRNPVEFYGQSGRLDLTDLDAPGPTFAGNSILRGGS, translated from the coding sequence ATGCGAATCTTCGACCCGCACATCCACATGACGTCCCGCACCACCGACGACTACGAGCGGATGGCCGCCGCCGGGGTCCGCGCGGTGGTCGAGCCGGCGTTCTGGCTGGGCCAACCGCGCACCAACCCGGGGTCGTTCACCGACTACTTCGACTCGCTTGTCGGCTGGGAGCCGTTCCGGGCCGGGCAGTTCGGGGTACGGCACCACGCCACCGTCGCGCTCAACCCGAAGGAGGCCAACGACCCGCGCTGCCGGCCGGTGCTCGACCTGCTCCCGCGCTACCTGGAGAAGGACGGCGTGGTCGCGGTCGGCGAGATCGGGTACGACTCGATGACCCCGGAGGAGGACGAGGTGTTCGCCGCCCAGCTCGCCCTGGCGGTGGCGCACGACCTGCCGGCGCTGGTGCACACCCCGCACCGGGACAAGGCCCGGGGCACCGAGCGCAGCCTCGCCGTGGTCGCCGAGTCCGGCATCGACCCGGGCCGGGTGGTGATCGACCACCTCAACGAGGTGACTGTCCAGGTGGTCCGGGAGAGCGGTTGCTGGGCCGGTTTCTCGATCTACCCGGACACCAAGATGTCCCCGCCGCGCATGGTCGAGCTGCTGCGCCACTACGGCCCGGAGCGGATGCTGGTGAACTCGGCGGCCGACTGGGGCCGCTCCGACCCGCTGCTGACCCGGGTCACCGGCGAGGCGATGCTGGCGGCCGGGTTCTCCGACGACGACGTCGACTGGGTGCTGTGGCGCAACCCGGTGGAGTTCTACGGCCAGTCCGGCCGGCTGGACCTGACCGACCTGGACGCCCCCGGGCCCACCTTCGCGGGCAACTCGATCCTGCGCGGGGGCTCGTGA
- the eboE gene encoding metabolite traffic protein EboE: MRLRHADGSAVHVSYCTNVHPAEELPGVLAQLDTYATPVRERLGVDRLGLGLWLAAPVAAELAADPTARARLRHELTVRGLEVVTLNGFPYAAFQAPVVKGDVYHPDWATPQRLAYTLDLARVLADLLPDDAARGSVSTLPLAWRTPWDADRADAARRRLDELAAGLAVVERDTGRPVRVGFEPEPGCVVESTGQAATALAGVDSDRLGVCLDLAHLACAWEEPAAALARLRAAGLPVVKVQVSAAIEAADPAAHADELRRWVEPRFLHQTRSAGCAHAADPADPAYAADDLDAALDAGLPDAWRVHYHVPLHAPPEPPLGSTVAVLRAALAELLGGPVAGCDHLDVETYTWGVLPAARRPRTDAELAAGIAAELAFTRDELTALGLTAPAEVVHS, translated from the coding sequence ATGCGGCTGCGGCACGCCGACGGCAGCGCCGTCCACGTCAGCTACTGCACCAACGTGCACCCCGCCGAGGAGCTGCCCGGCGTCCTCGCCCAGCTCGACACGTACGCCACGCCGGTGCGGGAGCGGCTCGGCGTGGACCGGCTCGGCCTCGGCCTGTGGCTGGCCGCCCCGGTCGCCGCCGAGCTGGCCGCCGACCCGACGGCCCGCGCCCGGCTGCGGCACGAGCTGACCGTACGGGGGCTGGAGGTGGTGACGCTCAACGGCTTCCCGTACGCGGCGTTCCAGGCCCCGGTGGTCAAGGGCGACGTGTACCACCCGGACTGGGCGACGCCGCAGCGGCTGGCGTACACCCTGGACCTGGCCCGGGTGCTGGCCGACCTGCTGCCCGACGACGCGGCCCGGGGCTCGGTGTCCACCCTGCCGCTGGCCTGGCGGACCCCGTGGGACGCCGACCGGGCGGACGCCGCCCGCCGCCGGCTGGACGAGCTGGCCGCCGGTCTGGCCGTGGTCGAGCGGGACACCGGCCGCCCGGTGCGGGTCGGCTTCGAGCCGGAGCCGGGCTGCGTGGTGGAGAGCACCGGCCAGGCGGCCACCGCGCTGGCCGGGGTGGACTCCGACCGGCTGGGCGTCTGCCTGGACCTGGCCCACCTGGCGTGCGCCTGGGAGGAGCCGGCCGCCGCGCTGGCCCGGCTGCGCGCCGCCGGCCTGCCGGTGGTGAAGGTGCAGGTCTCCGCCGCCATCGAGGCCGCCGACCCGGCCGCGCACGCCGACGAGCTGCGCCGTTGGGTGGAGCCGAGGTTCCTGCACCAGACCCGGTCGGCCGGCTGCGCGCACGCCGCCGACCCGGCCGATCCGGCGTACGCCGCCGACGACCTGGACGCCGCCCTCGACGCCGGGCTGCCGGACGCCTGGCGGGTGCACTACCACGTGCCGCTGCACGCCCCACCGGAGCCGCCGCTGGGCTCCACCGTCGCGGTGCTGCGCGCCGCCCTGGCCGAGCTGCTGGGCGGCCCGGTGGCCGGCTGTGACCACCTGGACGTCGAGACGTACACCTGGGGGGTGCTGCCGGCGGCCCGACGGCCGCGCACGGACGCGGAGCTGGCCGCCGGTATCGCCGCCGAACTGGCCTTCACCCGAGACGAGCTGACGGCGCTGGGCCTGACCGCGCCGGCGGAGGTGGTGCACTCATGA